A portion of the Actomonas aquatica genome contains these proteins:
- a CDS encoding tetratricopeptide repeat protein, whose product MSDKPNPKHRVIDWNPAAHQGAAQADTSGRTKLFAAIAVIAVLVAAAAVFYSVRQNQQPLNPDGTAIAEVEREPAYISRGRAELAYESAKENLAGVRRLPANHPNLVQEITLIEKAFTSAESLIQDERYAEASTALEAVISQMEAFTETVEMQKNANKRYDDLYSRLRTAERVKQFDPTAYDQAYAAIGEGRLLLEQGSFRAAWGAFDRAESTLEDFETRKSTFVADSIRAGQKALTDGDRAAADSSFRAALTYDSANETALRGLDRAETIEQVHALLTQAATAEEVADFDTAIAAYEEAFELDQYSTVAQQGAARAKADQKEAQFNGFVAAAEAAAEDEKWDEVITHYEEALEVYPKREDITEALENARVQHHDAQVFDTLAEAYDLERDYNWDAAREAYERLLDLEPDHEEAIEGLIRVGKTVRAKLEYEKLIELTQQLVDIADFQAAIRRFNEAMASKPGYMEITPDVQRIRETLETNSKPVSLTFLSDNRTWVSITNFRMLGKIREETVALPPGDYEVVGRRKNYRDVVLTLRVRPQMSTNQVSVVCNVRADS is encoded by the coding sequence ATGTCCGACAAACCAAACCCAAAGCACCGGGTCATTGATTGGAATCCAGCCGCCCATCAGGGCGCGGCGCAGGCCGACACTTCGGGCCGCACCAAACTCTTCGCCGCCATCGCCGTCATCGCCGTGCTCGTGGCGGCCGCGGCGGTGTTTTACTCCGTCCGCCAGAACCAGCAGCCCCTCAACCCCGACGGCACCGCCATCGCCGAGGTGGAACGTGAACCCGCCTACATCAGTCGCGGGCGCGCCGAGCTCGCCTACGAATCGGCCAAAGAAAACCTCGCCGGCGTCCGCCGCCTGCCCGCCAACCACCCCAACCTGGTGCAGGAGATCACTTTGATCGAGAAGGCCTTCACGAGCGCCGAAAGCCTCATTCAAGATGAGCGCTACGCCGAGGCCTCCACCGCGCTCGAAGCCGTCATCTCTCAGATGGAGGCGTTTACCGAGACCGTCGAGATGCAGAAGAACGCCAACAAGCGTTACGACGATCTCTACAGCCGGCTCCGCACCGCCGAGCGCGTGAAGCAATTTGACCCGACCGCTTACGACCAGGCTTACGCCGCCATCGGCGAAGGTCGTCTCCTGCTCGAGCAAGGCTCCTTCCGCGCCGCGTGGGGCGCCTTCGACCGCGCCGAATCCACCCTCGAAGATTTCGAGACCCGCAAATCCACCTTTGTCGCCGACAGCATCCGCGCCGGCCAAAAAGCCCTGACCGATGGCGACCGCGCCGCAGCCGACTCCTCCTTCCGCGCCGCCCTCACTTACGACAGCGCCAACGAAACCGCTCTCCGCGGACTCGACCGCGCCGAGACCATCGAACAGGTGCACGCGCTGCTCACTCAGGCCGCCACCGCCGAAGAGGTGGCCGACTTCGACACCGCCATCGCCGCCTACGAAGAAGCGTTCGAGCTCGACCAGTATTCCACCGTCGCCCAACAGGGTGCCGCCCGCGCCAAGGCCGACCAGAAGGAAGCCCAGTTCAACGGCTTCGTCGCCGCCGCCGAAGCCGCCGCCGAGGACGAAAAGTGGGACGAGGTCATCACCCACTACGAAGAGGCGCTCGAAGTTTACCCGAAACGCGAAGACATCACCGAGGCGCTCGAAAACGCCCGCGTCCAGCATCACGACGCCCAAGTCTTCGACACCCTCGCCGAGGCCTACGACCTCGAGCGTGACTATAATTGGGACGCCGCCCGCGAGGCCTACGAGCGACTTCTTGATCTCGAACCCGACCACGAGGAAGCCATCGAAGGCCTCATCCGCGTCGGCAAAACCGTGCGCGCCAAACTCGAATACGAGAAACTCATCGAGCTCACGCAGCAGCTCGTCGACATCGCCGATTTTCAAGCCGCCATCCGCCGCTTCAACGAGGCCATGGCCAGCAAGCCCGGCTACATGGAAATCACCCCGGACGTGCAACGCATCCGGGAGACGCTGGAAACCAACAGCAAGCCAGTCAGCCTCACCTTCCTCTCCGACAACCGCACGTGGGTGAGTATCACCAACTTCCGCATGCTCGGAAAGATCCGCGAAGAGACCGTCGCTCTGCCGCCCGGTGACTACGAGGTCGTCGGGCGCCGGAAAAACTACCGCGACGTCGTGCTCACCCTCCGCGTGCGCCCACAGATGTCGACCAATCAGGTCTCGGTCGTCTGCAACGTGCGCGCCGACTCCTGA
- a CDS encoding D-alanine--D-alanine ligase family protein — MSLSKRRHLKPLKILALMHEDLVPPDSVEGLTEKQIQPFKMEYDVKVTLEAMGHEVHGVGVYSDLGVLADALDAVQPDIVFNMLEEFDGQVLYDQHLVSFLELRKVPYTGCNPRGLTLSHDKALSKRILAHHRIPVPAFGVFRPGRKVKRPQRLHFPLLVKSLIDEGSVGISRASVVRDDAALEERVALIHRQAGNPAIAEEYIAGRELYMSIIGNERLQTFTPWELIMTRLPEGAPNIATSKLKWSYAHQEQVGLETRPAELTPEQHRRITALSKRIYRALFLSGYARLDFRMSEDGEFYLLEANPNPCLAYGEDFAEGVETAGLCYEDLLDTILRNGLNYRQQL, encoded by the coding sequence ATGAGTCTGAGTAAACGCCGCCACCTCAAACCCCTCAAAATCCTCGCGCTGATGCACGAGGATCTCGTTCCGCCGGATTCAGTGGAGGGTCTGACCGAAAAACAGATCCAGCCCTTCAAGATGGAGTATGACGTGAAGGTCACGCTCGAGGCGATGGGGCACGAAGTGCATGGCGTGGGCGTTTATAGCGATCTCGGCGTGCTGGCCGATGCGTTGGACGCGGTGCAGCCCGACATCGTGTTCAACATGCTGGAGGAGTTCGACGGGCAGGTGCTCTACGACCAGCACCTGGTGAGTTTTCTCGAGCTGCGCAAGGTGCCCTACACCGGTTGCAATCCCCGTGGACTCACGCTCTCGCACGACAAGGCGCTGTCGAAACGCATACTGGCGCATCATCGCATCCCGGTGCCGGCCTTTGGCGTCTTTCGGCCGGGACGGAAAGTGAAGCGGCCGCAACGGCTGCACTTTCCGCTGTTGGTCAAATCCCTCATCGACGAAGGGTCGGTGGGCATTTCCCGGGCTTCGGTGGTGCGCGATGACGCGGCGCTCGAGGAGCGCGTGGCCCTCATTCATCGCCAGGCCGGCAACCCGGCCATTGCCGAGGAATACATCGCTGGACGTGAGCTCTACATGAGCATCATCGGCAACGAGCGCCTGCAGACCTTCACCCCGTGGGAGCTCATCATGACGCGGTTGCCGGAAGGCGCGCCCAACATCGCGACGAGCAAACTCAAGTGGAGCTACGCGCACCAGGAGCAGGTGGGTCTCGAAACGCGTCCGGCGGAGCTTACGCCGGAGCAACACCGCCGCATCACCGCGCTGTCCAAACGCATTTACCGCGCGTTGTTCCTTTCTGGATACGCGCGGTTGGATTTTCGCATGTCAGAAGACGGCGAATTCTACCTGCTCGAGGCGAATCCCAATCCTTGTCTCGCTTACGGCGAGGATTTTGCGGAAGGCGTGGAGACGGCCGGACTCTGTTACGAGGACCTGCTCGATACGATCCTGCGCAACGGCCTGAACTACCGGCAGCAGTTGTAG
- a CDS encoding asparaginase domain-containing protein produces MESSSPYAQSVRVLAIGGTIDKVYFDAKSDYEIGEPQAGAILHEAGVAFDFVVESVLRKDSLAMTDEDRTLVRARVEAAPEKHILITHGTDTMTETAKALGEQTDKVVVFTGSMLPARFRQNDALFNLGCAVGGLQALPPGVYIAMNGCLWPAHRVRKNREAGRFELIAG; encoded by the coding sequence ATGGAATCCAGTTCTCCCTATGCTCAATCGGTGCGGGTGCTCGCGATCGGTGGCACGATCGACAAGGTCTATTTTGACGCCAAGAGCGACTACGAGATCGGCGAGCCGCAGGCGGGAGCGATCCTGCACGAGGCAGGCGTGGCGTTTGACTTCGTGGTGGAGAGCGTGCTGCGCAAAGACAGCCTCGCGATGACCGATGAGGACCGGACGCTGGTGCGGGCACGCGTGGAGGCCGCGCCGGAGAAACACATTCTGATCACGCATGGCACCGACACCATGACCGAGACTGCCAAGGCGCTCGGCGAACAGACCGACAAGGTGGTGGTGTTCACCGGCTCGATGTTGCCCGCGCGTTTTCGGCAGAACGATGCGCTCTTCAATCTCGGTTGTGCGGTGGGCGGACTGCAGGCGCTGCCGCCGGGCGTTTACATCGCCATGAACGGCTGCCTGTGGCCGGCGCATCGCGTGCGCAAAAATCGCGAGGCGGGGCGCTTCGAATTGATCGCCGGCTGA
- a CDS encoding M48 family metallopeptidase — protein sequence MSRLRLSPQMLSCFSLAAVLLTASGCYNVPVTGRKAVAMVDEQDVKEKSLVEWEQMKRMHRLSRNQAQIRVVQQIGSRLSQTVFWDVPLADWEFVVFESPNMINAFALPGGKVGVFSGLIDFCENEDQLASVIAHEIAHVAAKHTHERFSQNMLLSPLNAATNVGVGIGIGGVGVSMPSVGRAAGSGVQSVTQAAFDRGKELEADEIGLNYMARAGYDPREALNLLIRMEENLAAQGVKGPPGWLANHPGFPERQIRINELLPAAIKIYESGGDSTTPIIIQ from the coding sequence ATGTCCCGACTTCGCCTCTCACCCCAGATGCTGAGCTGTTTTTCTCTAGCCGCTGTGCTGCTGACGGCTTCGGGCTGCTACAATGTCCCGGTCACGGGGCGCAAAGCGGTGGCGATGGTGGACGAGCAGGACGTGAAGGAGAAGTCGCTCGTGGAGTGGGAGCAGATGAAGCGCATGCACCGACTGTCGCGCAACCAGGCGCAGATTCGGGTGGTGCAGCAGATCGGTTCGCGGCTCTCGCAAACGGTGTTCTGGGATGTGCCGTTGGCCGACTGGGAGTTCGTGGTCTTCGAGTCGCCCAACATGATCAATGCGTTCGCGCTGCCGGGCGGCAAAGTGGGTGTGTTCTCCGGGCTCATCGATTTTTGTGAAAACGAGGATCAACTCGCCTCGGTGATCGCGCACGAAATCGCCCACGTGGCGGCGAAACACACCCACGAGCGGTTTTCCCAAAACATGCTGCTCTCTCCCCTGAACGCTGCGACCAATGTGGGCGTGGGCATCGGCATCGGCGGGGTGGGGGTCTCCATGCCGAGTGTGGGGCGCGCGGCCGGTTCGGGCGTGCAGTCCGTCACGCAGGCGGCGTTTGACCGCGGCAAGGAATTGGAGGCCGACGAGATCGGGCTCAATTACATGGCTCGCGCCGGATATGATCCGCGGGAGGCCCTGAATTTGCTTATTCGGATGGAAGAAAATCTGGCTGCCCAGGGCGTGAAAGGTCCTCCGGGCTGGCTGGCCAACCATCCGGGCTTCCCCGAACGGCAAATCCGCATCAACGAACTCCTTCCAGCAGCTATCAAAATTTATGAATCCGGCGGCGATTCGACCACTCCCATCATCATCCAATAA
- a CDS encoding TonB family protein, with amino-acid sequence MLALGLASAEASAADRGNSEPPRLTRPVEPQYPPELRDAGVEGQVDVHFLVDRYGVAKNPEISYATHKEFGEAVKAVLPRWRFAPARRNGTPVDQQVRMPVMFVVKQADPLSKWAGRNVFKKMEANPPVNADDLGVWPEPSDWIEPYYPPQLTGTGKRGEVVVSFVIDEHGDVVNPEIVVGDDPYFIASALAATVSLDFSPHLDPETGEAIPVEMAVSYHFDEKKQQQWEQAVNTPKN; translated from the coding sequence GTGTTGGCGCTGGGGCTTGCCTCCGCGGAAGCAAGCGCGGCGGATCGCGGCAACTCGGAGCCGCCGCGACTGACTCGACCCGTCGAGCCGCAATACCCGCCGGAGCTGCGGGATGCTGGGGTGGAGGGGCAGGTGGACGTGCATTTTCTCGTCGACCGTTACGGCGTGGCGAAGAACCCGGAGATCAGTTACGCGACCCACAAGGAGTTTGGCGAAGCGGTGAAAGCGGTATTGCCGCGTTGGCGTTTTGCGCCGGCCCGCCGCAATGGCACGCCGGTCGATCAACAGGTGCGCATGCCGGTCATGTTTGTGGTCAAGCAGGCCGACCCGCTGAGCAAGTGGGCCGGCCGCAACGTGTTCAAAAAGATGGAAGCAAATCCGCCGGTGAACGCCGATGACCTTGGCGTGTGGCCGGAGCCGAGTGACTGGATCGAGCCGTATTACCCGCCGCAACTCACCGGCACCGGCAAACGCGGCGAAGTGGTGGTGAGTTTTGTGATCGATGAACACGGCGACGTGGTGAATCCCGAGATCGTGGTGGGCGACGACCCTTACTTCATCGCCTCCGCGCTGGCCGCGACCGTGAGCCTCGACTTTTCCCCGCACTTGGATCCCGAGACCGGCGAAGCGATTCCGGTCGAAATGGCAGTCTCCTACCACTTCGACGAGAAGAAGCAGCAGCAGTGGGAGCAGGCGGTGAATACGCCCAAGAACTGA
- a CDS encoding GNAT family N-acetyltransferase → MLPLTTERLHLRRLRADEATFVHACRNLPAVARYQSWVPDTVDEVATFIATLQDAPVLLPGRWFQLAIARRSDDTCLGDIALSLDAQDPTVAEFGIALHPDHQGAGLAREAMAALIAHVFAHSSVRRWRASVDPRNTASIRLCTALGFHRHALIPRAFEIRGEWVDDAVYFLDRPQTDEQNKD, encoded by the coding sequence ATGCTGCCGCTCACCACCGAACGCCTGCACCTGCGCCGCCTGCGCGCCGACGAAGCGACCTTCGTTCACGCCTGCCGCAACCTGCCCGCGGTCGCCCGTTATCAGAGCTGGGTGCCGGACACGGTTGACGAAGTGGCCACCTTCATCGCGACCCTGCAGGATGCTCCCGTGCTCCTGCCCGGCCGCTGGTTCCAACTCGCCATCGCTCGCCGCAGCGACGACACCTGCCTCGGCGACATCGCCCTGTCGCTCGACGCACAGGATCCGACCGTCGCCGAGTTTGGCATCGCGCTGCACCCCGACCATCAGGGCGCCGGCCTCGCGCGCGAAGCCATGGCCGCGTTGATCGCACACGTCTTTGCGCACTCGTCCGTGCGCCGGTGGCGTGCCTCGGTCGACCCGCGCAACACCGCGTCGATCCGGCTCTGCACCGCACTCGGCTTTCACCGCCACGCTCTCATTCCGCGCGCGTTTGAGATCCGCGGCGAATGGGTGGACGACGCGGTCTACTTCCTCGATCGGCCCCAAACCGACGAGCAGAATAAAGACTAG
- a CDS encoding putative zinc-binding metallopeptidase, giving the protein MPGRWHLYSEARLLQTRLCDLPLRIEGGIIEERKHRLYEELEAKALRFRPHFWLSQEWFTPDGVPGIAVPFYLAHPRLVRLERQFMLEAEGATESQCMRILRHEAGHAIDNAFRLHRRHRWKELFGSFNDPYPDAYRPRPASKRYVHHLNGWYAQAHPAEDFAETFAVWLTPGYPWRKRYAGWPALEKLLYVDELMGELAGQTAPVRTRRQIEPLREAKVTLAEHYERKRDHYSVEWPGYYDRDLRRIFEVDTGKKVSATRPAASAFLRTHRREFSRKVSEASGVPAYTIDQLLKNMIERCRQMKLRLRESPTRTREQMLLMLTVHTMHVAHAGYFPIAV; this is encoded by the coding sequence ATGCCCGGCCGCTGGCACCTTTATTCCGAAGCCCGATTGCTGCAGACCCGTCTCTGCGATCTCCCGCTGCGCATCGAAGGCGGCATCATCGAAGAGCGTAAACACCGGCTCTACGAGGAACTGGAGGCAAAGGCGTTGCGGTTTCGCCCGCATTTTTGGCTGAGCCAGGAATGGTTCACGCCGGACGGGGTGCCGGGGATCGCGGTGCCGTTTTATTTGGCGCATCCGCGCCTCGTGCGACTGGAACGGCAGTTCATGCTCGAAGCCGAGGGGGCGACGGAAAGCCAGTGCATGCGCATCCTGCGGCACGAAGCCGGACACGCGATCGACAATGCCTTTCGCCTGCACCGGCGGCACCGTTGGAAGGAGCTGTTTGGCTCGTTCAACGATCCCTATCCCGATGCCTACCGACCGCGGCCGGCGAGCAAGCGCTACGTGCACCACCTCAATGGCTGGTATGCGCAGGCACACCCGGCGGAGGATTTTGCCGAGACCTTCGCCGTTTGGCTCACGCCCGGTTACCCGTGGCGCAAACGTTACGCCGGTTGGCCGGCGTTGGAGAAGCTGCTCTATGTCGACGAGTTGATGGGGGAACTGGCGGGCCAGACCGCCCCGGTGCGCACCCGCCGGCAGATCGAGCCGCTGCGTGAAGCCAAAGTCACCCTGGCAGAGCACTACGAGCGCAAGCGGGATCACTACTCGGTCGAGTGGCCCGGCTACTACGATCGCGATCTGCGCCGTATCTTCGAAGTGGATACGGGGAAGAAGGTCAGCGCGACGCGCCCGGCGGCGTCGGCGTTTCTGCGCACCCATCGCCGCGAATTCAGTCGGAAAGTCTCCGAGGCGTCCGGCGTGCCGGCTTACACCATCGACCAATTGTTGAAGAACATGATCGAGCGATGTAGGCAGATGAAGCTGCGCCTGCGGGAGTCGCCCACGCGGACGCGAGAGCAAATGCTGTTGATGCTCACGGTGCATACGATGCACGTTGCCCATGCGGGATATTTCCCGATCGCCGTATGA
- a CDS encoding superoxide dismutase family protein, translating to MKLFRSSSLSLRALAAGAVLSLATGSVALADDHGHGHHDAATMAPIGYKAIAVLIEGNDSGVSGTVTFEQTKDGVRVVADVKGLTPGKHGFHVHQKGDLSAANLTSTGGHFNPTGHDHSGPDAMMRHVGDLGNLTADASGHATADFVDHKLALAGEHSIIGRGVIVHADEDDLKSQPTGNAGGRVAGGVIGIIGTP from the coding sequence ATGAAGTTATTTCGTTCCTCTTCCCTCTCTCTGCGGGCGCTCGCCGCCGGCGCCGTGCTCTCCCTCGCCACGGGTTCCGTGGCGCTCGCCGACGATCACGGCCACGGTCACCACGACGCCGCGACGATGGCTCCCATCGGCTACAAGGCGATCGCCGTGCTCATCGAAGGTAATGATTCCGGCGTCTCCGGCACGGTCACCTTTGAACAGACCAAGGATGGCGTGCGTGTCGTGGCCGACGTGAAGGGCCTCACGCCGGGCAAGCACGGTTTCCACGTGCATCAGAAGGGTGACCTTTCCGCGGCCAACCTCACCTCGACCGGCGGTCACTTCAATCCGACCGGTCACGATCACTCCGGTCCCGATGCCATGATGCGTCACGTGGGTGACCTTGGTAACCTCACGGCCGATGCGTCCGGCCATGCGACGGCGGATTTTGTGGACCACAAATTGGCCCTCGCCGGCGAGCACTCCATCATCGGCCGCGGTGTCATCGTGCACGCGGACGAAGACGACCTCAAGAGCCAGCCCACGGGCAACGCTGGCGGTCGCGTGGCGGGTGGCGTGATCGGCATCATCGGCACGCCGTAA
- a CDS encoding potassium channel family protein, with amino-acid sequence MKAIGSVLTTFLESRTSRSNLLTLGKLLLLLAILVGAFTVIFHILMEREGQHYSWITGFYWTLTVMSTLGFGDITFHTDLGRGFSIIVLGTGVIFLLVLLPFTFIEFFYAPWMKAQAAARAPRELPAETERHVILTMHGPTTKLLTRLLEKHHYPFYTLVPTLTEALELHDRGVPVVVGDLSDPETYRRLRVDRAAMVVSTLSDVINTNVTFSVREVSESVPVITSARSSAARDVLELAGVSHLLSLNDMMGQALSRRVLVGNSIAQPIGNLGELVIAEASAHGTSLEGQTLAASGLRNDTGLSVVGVWDHGNLVPPSPAFTFDEKTLFILAGTVPQIATYNAIYAHTAPTDPDKAASKPSVVIVGGGRVGRATARALDERDITWSIIEKDAGRVEFPERTHIGDGAEFEVVVKAGMHDATSIVITTHDDDTNIFLTIFYRKLRPRTQIISRCTHEANVARLHRAGADLVLSYASMSANVIFNHLRGEDNLLLAEGVSVFTAPVPSALAGRTLADSQVPTLTGCSILAIDRDDRRELQPGPQSILPPGGKLVLIGSVSAEEKFNETFHVG; translated from the coding sequence ATGAAAGCCATCGGATCCGTCCTCACGACCTTCCTCGAAAGCCGCACCAGCCGCAGCAACCTGCTTACCTTGGGCAAGCTGTTGCTCCTGTTGGCGATCCTGGTGGGCGCGTTCACGGTGATCTTCCACATCCTGATGGAGCGGGAGGGCCAGCACTACTCGTGGATCACCGGCTTTTACTGGACGCTCACCGTGATGAGCACACTCGGGTTCGGCGACATCACCTTTCACACCGATCTGGGCCGTGGGTTTTCCATCATCGTGCTCGGCACCGGCGTGATCTTCCTGCTGGTGCTACTGCCCTTCACCTTCATCGAGTTTTTCTACGCTCCCTGGATGAAAGCCCAGGCGGCGGCCCGCGCCCCCCGGGAACTGCCGGCCGAGACCGAGCGCCACGTCATCCTCACCATGCACGGGCCGACCACCAAGCTGCTTACCCGCTTGCTGGAGAAGCACCACTACCCGTTCTACACACTGGTGCCCACCCTGACCGAAGCGCTCGAGCTGCATGACCGTGGGGTGCCCGTGGTGGTGGGAGATTTGAGCGATCCGGAAACCTACCGCCGCCTACGCGTGGATCGCGCCGCCATGGTCGTCTCCACCTTGAGCGACGTCATCAATACCAACGTCACTTTCTCGGTGCGCGAGGTGTCCGAATCGGTGCCCGTCATCACTTCGGCCCGCTCGTCAGCCGCTCGCGATGTGTTGGAACTCGCCGGTGTCAGCCACCTGCTCTCCCTCAACGACATGATGGGACAGGCGCTCTCCCGGCGCGTGCTGGTGGGCAACTCCATCGCCCAGCCCATCGGCAATCTCGGCGAACTCGTCATCGCCGAAGCCAGCGCCCACGGCACCTCCCTCGAAGGCCAGACTCTCGCCGCTTCCGGCCTGCGCAACGACACTGGCCTGAGCGTCGTCGGCGTATGGGACCACGGCAACCTGGTGCCGCCCTCCCCGGCGTTCACCTTCGACGAAAAGACCTTGTTCATCCTCGCCGGCACGGTCCCGCAGATTGCCACCTACAACGCGATCTACGCCCACACCGCGCCGACCGATCCCGACAAAGCCGCCAGCAAGCCCAGCGTCGTCATCGTCGGCGGCGGTCGCGTCGGCCGGGCCACCGCCCGCGCCCTCGATGAACGCGACATCACCTGGTCGATTATCGAAAAGGACGCCGGCCGCGTGGAATTTCCCGAGCGCACCCACATCGGCGACGGCGCGGAATTTGAAGTCGTGGTGAAGGCCGGCATGCACGACGCCACTTCCATCGTCATCACCACGCACGACGACGACACCAACATCTTCCTCACCATCTTCTATCGGAAGCTGCGCCCGCGCACCCAGATCATCAGTCGTTGCACCCACGAGGCCAACGTCGCTCGCCTCCATCGCGCCGGGGCCGACCTCGTGCTCTCCTACGCCTCGATGAGCGCGAATGTGATCTTCAACCACCTGCGCGGTGAGGACAACCTGCTGTTGGCCGAGGGAGTGAGCGTGTTCACCGCGCCGGTTCCCAGCGCGCTCGCCGGCCGCACCCTGGCCGACTCCCAAGTGCCCACCCTCACCGGTTGCTCCATCCTCGCCATCGATCGCGACGACCGTCGCGAGCTGCAACCCGGCCCGCAAAGCATCCTGCCCCCCGGCGGTAAACTCGTGCTCATCGGCTCCGTCTCCGCCGAGGAGAAATTCAACGAGACTTTCCACGTCGGCTAG
- a CDS encoding arylsulfatase: MAVAAVLALSTLAVAAAADRPNIIFVMADDLGYGDLGCYGQELIATPRLDQMAAEGMRFTQFYAGASVCAPSRAVLMTGQHTGHVSVRGNASKEIQRLGDDDVTVGAVLQDAGYDTALIGKWGLGEADTTSHPNDKGFDHFFGFTNQTQAHNYYPVYLWRQRVQVPLRNEVQVAKRAGSNYHGGYAIKRVDYSHDLFFDDALAWISEPRDEPFFLYLSPTIPHANNEATNDLGDGQEVPDYGDYADRDWPTPAKGQAAMISRLDRDVGRLLDRLAELGLDENTIVFFTSDNGPHDEGGFDIRRFRPAGPLRGIKRDLYEGGIREPLIARWPGRIPAGTVNDHIGYFGDVLATCADLAGVEPPAGLDSISMVPTLLGEADATQAKHDYLYWEFYEQGGKQAIRRGDWKLVRRGLFEGPLELYNLADDIGETTNLIAEHPAVAAELEELMQAAHRPDPRWQVRGTPPPPPPPPPAAQ; this comes from the coding sequence ATGGCCGTCGCGGCCGTCCTCGCTCTTTCGACCCTGGCCGTCGCAGCGGCGGCTGATCGCCCCAACATCATCTTCGTCATGGCCGATGACCTCGGCTACGGCGACCTCGGTTGCTACGGGCAGGAACTCATCGCCACGCCGCGCCTCGATCAGATGGCGGCCGAGGGCATGCGGTTCACCCAATTTTATGCCGGGGCCTCGGTCTGCGCGCCGTCGCGAGCGGTGTTGATGACGGGACAACACACCGGCCACGTGAGTGTGCGCGGCAACGCCAGCAAAGAAATCCAGCGCCTCGGCGATGACGATGTCACGGTGGGCGCCGTATTGCAGGATGCCGGCTACGACACCGCACTCATCGGCAAGTGGGGCCTGGGTGAAGCCGACACGACCTCACACCCCAACGACAAGGGCTTCGACCATTTCTTCGGTTTCACCAACCAGACTCAGGCCCACAACTACTACCCGGTTTACCTGTGGCGCCAGCGCGTGCAGGTGCCGCTGCGCAATGAAGTGCAGGTGGCCAAGCGCGCCGGTTCCAACTACCACGGCGGCTACGCCATCAAACGCGTCGACTACAGCCACGACCTGTTTTTCGACGATGCCTTGGCGTGGATCAGCGAACCGCGTGACGAACCGTTTTTCCTCTACCTCTCACCCACCATTCCGCACGCCAACAACGAGGCGACCAACGATCTCGGCGACGGTCAGGAGGTGCCGGACTACGGCGACTACGCCGACCGCGATTGGCCGACTCCGGCCAAAGGACAGGCGGCGATGATCAGCCGACTCGACCGCGACGTGGGTCGTCTGCTGGATCGCTTGGCGGAGCTCGGTCTCGACGAAAATACGATCGTGTTTTTCACCTCCGACAACGGTCCGCATGACGAAGGCGGTTTCGACATCCGTCGCTTCCGTCCCGCCGGACCCTTGCGCGGCATCAAGCGCGACCTCTACGAAGGCGGCATTCGGGAGCCGCTCATCGCGCGTTGGCCGGGGCGGATTCCCGCCGGCACGGTGAATGACCATATCGGCTACTTCGGCGATGTGCTCGCGACCTGCGCCGACCTCGCCGGGGTGGAGCCGCCGGCCGGACTGGATTCGATTTCGATGGTGCCGACGCTATTGGGCGAAGCGGACGCGACGCAGGCGAAGCACGACTACCTGTATTGGGAATTTTACGAGCAGGGCGGCAAACAGGCCATCCGGCGGGGCGATTGGAAACTCGTGCGGCGTGGGCTGTTTGAGGGGCCCCTGGAACTCTACAACTTGGCCGACGATATTGGTGAAACGACCAACCTCATCGCTGAACATCCCGCCGTCGCCGCCGAACTCGAAGAGTTGATGCAAGCGGCGCACCGCCCCGACCCGCGTTGGCAGGTGCGCGGCACCCCGCCACCTCCACCACCTCCGCCGCCCGCGGCTCAGTAG